The stretch of DNA CACAAAGTACCAGGCGGCGAAGAAGTGGGGGCTTCCAGCCGTCACCATGCGCTGGATACTAGAGTCTGCTCGGACCGGCCAGAGGGCAGAGGAGGGGCGCTTTCTAGTCGACCTGCCACCCTCGCCAGGTTAGATTAAAGCCTTTATATGGATGTAAATGCATGTTTTATTTGCATTGGCTGGGTGTAGAACATGATGGATGGCAATAATTATAGTAAATTACCAATGAAtggtttgttttatatttatttttaagttatcTGAGAGATTATTTGAAAATTTTAATAAAATTGATCTCCAAGGGAATTCTGCGAGGCATTTTTGACCGaattaatgaatatttttgctatatccgttgttgttgttgggtgTGATTCGGTAGTGCATTTTAGTTCGTGTCTGATTTTCATTGTTTCCTGTGacaatgactttattttcttcttttcctaCAGAGAGGGATGAGAGTTTTGTCGGTGGTTCCCAGAAGCCTGCCATGCCTCCACCAGCACGTTCGTCTCCAGAGATCCCTCTGCTGGGTCTCCAGAGCGGTAAGGCCGTCACCCCGCTGGATTTGGGTCGCTTCCGGAGCAAAGTGTTCCGCTCCGTGTTGGACGAGAAGAAGCCCAAAGAGGGTTTCAGCACCCCCAAACAAAACCAGGAGGGCGGCAGAAGGAACCCCCTTCAGAAGGAAGCCTCCCTGCAGCTGGACACTCCCTCTCGTTTCCTCAACAGAGACCAGCTGTTCAGACCCTCTTTCAACGTTAAGGTTGGGATCCAACAGAATCTAGTGctatgattatgatttttgttttgcttttgtttttcatgcactggtcaattttgagatttaggTCTATTTTGCTCCCATAACATGTCTTCATGCAAAGACATCCAACATACACATTTAGGTTTtgattttactactttgtctttttgtgtctgtagatttcttttAAATTCACCCAAAGcatcagatagatagatagcatTAGATTTTGccttatttacatatttaaacatctcttgcaaaatgtatgtaattttacaatacatatctttaaaggctgttttctcacaattagtttttatgcctctgcgccggCGACAGTCGTGGCCGGAGGaagggtttgttcatatatccttcatagcctgatttatagaacattctATTCCTAAAAAACGGCAAAAACGtgtaatttgcatatttaaacataaaatttcagaaaacttgtaatgcaaaaaataattgtcttaatgtaagtaatcaacggGGGAAGTTTGGTGGTGATAGCTATTAGTTAATATTTTGACTctattcacccgtagtgtctcctTTTAATTGTGCACTGATATTTGATAGATCATCCTATTAATACATGGACTGTTCCTTTTATTAAGGATGCACTAGGAGCACTGGAGACTCCAGGAGGAAGATCCAAACCAGGAGAGAGACCGGAGACTCCACTGACTGAAGTCATCAACAGGAACCTGAAGGTGGCTCTCGCCAATAGCGCCTCAGATATGCAAGCCATGTCTGCTAGCCCCCAATTTACCAAGACGACTGAGAAGGAGGTAAACTGAATTACATAAAAAtacactttaatctcagaatcACTTAGTATGTCAAATACAATGACACTAATGGAGGATCTCTTTTAATTCCAGAAACCTTTACTGTCATTTAGTACAAGAGAACATAATTTATAGTACAAGGGAACATGTGAAAGAGTATTCTATATATCATGTCTATATCACTCGACATTTTAACAAAAATATTATCAAATTTGTTTGTAAGGTCCCAGAAAAAGAAGCCAGCCCTCTGACTGGTGTTGTCGTCTGTGTGGGAAAGAAGCTGAGCAAAATGCAGAGTGAACTGAATGCCATCGCTGCCTCGCTTGGAGCTGACTTCAGGTAATcaacacattttaattaaaggatggtttataacattttaacagTCATAAAACAATCCCAATGTGcctgtatgtacagtaaatgAGTTACCGGTTGCTGTAATcattcttttacatttttattgtagTAAATATGGATGCAAATAGTACAAACATCTCTTTATCAACTTGTTTTTAGGTGGGCTTGTGACGATACAGTGACACACTACATCTACCAGGGCCGTGTCGGGGACAACACCCGGGAATACAGAggagtgaaggagagaggacTGCATGTGGTCTCCCAGTACTGGCTGCAGGCTGTACGTCTACCAGTAGCAAATATCAACTACTTGTTTTTTACTCTTAAATGCACAGGAATATATTAACAAATCTTTGTAGAGTAGTTAATATCTTTGCACTTTTAAATGAATTGGGGCCGGAactaatgatttttttcagtattTCAATATTTGTGTTGACATTGGTTCTACAAGCTTGAAAAGAAAATATGTCTTCAGGAAGATGCATAAAGTGATATTAAGATGCACTTTGGGATCTTATTTCCATGGCTGCTTTGTACCTCCTGTTCCTTTCAGCATTCACTTAGTACATTTCACTTGGGGGGAATAATTATCATCTCATCAACAACAGCAGAATATTAAATCAAAAACAGCTTTGATATGTTTATTTTGCAGACTGATGGGAGTTCAGCTATGTTTCCCCTCATCATTCAATTAATTCTTGTGGTTAATAAACTTCTGTGTCGTCTTGTGCAGTGTGCTGAGGAGCAGAAGCATGTCTCCGAGTCTCTGTATCCTTTCACCTACAACCCCAAGATGAGTCTAACCCTCAGCCAGGTGCCTAACAGCACCCAGAGGTCTCCACCTTTTACACGAACCCAACTCAAAGACATCACCGAGGTAAAGGACGACAAGGTggatgtaaatatataaattcacCTCCAAGATTCAGAGACATTAGATACTGTTCTGCAGGAAGCAATATGTTATTATTGGTAATGTCTAATGAAGCGGTATCTCATAAATGCAGGCGGTGTCTCATGTTGTTGTCTTTCTGTTTGTCCGTTTAATTATTTGTCCCTCAGTGTGAACACACAGAAGAAGCCACAACATTACGCCGTGTTAGCGATGGAAGTGTAGATCAAGAAGAGATGAATGATAGAAGTGGTGGGTGTCTTTTTCCAGCTTTCATTTATTTCCACAAAGCTTCTGCACGATTAATGAACACGAGGATTCATGTGGGTGTTTATGTCTTGTCTCCAGGTATTTCAGAGACTCTAGAAATGAGAGAGAACCTGCAAAGACAGCTCCAGGAGATCATGTCGGCCACCAAGCTGACGACAGGGAGGCGTACCTCAGTCAGGCTCAGCAGGATGGGATCAGGAGGGGCCGACTCGAGCCCCCACACACCTGACGGGAACCGGGTCGGACGCTGCGGGAGCAGACGTACTCTGGAAGCTCTGAGGTAAGGAAGCCATGTGGTGAGAAGAGGGGTAAGTTATGGGGTTCATACACATCCTCATCCAAATAAATTCCCCTCATTCTGTCCTGATTTCAGGGTTCCCAGAGAAGCGGCTCTGGACATAAACACAGAGCCGTCTCAGAGTGAACAGATAGTTTGGGATGACCCTACAGCCAGAGAGGAGAGGGCCAAGCTGGCTGATAATTTACAGTGGCCTGGTAGCCCCTCACAATACTCTGAGCCCCtcgcacctcctcctcctcccactgcAGAAAACGGCGCTCAGTTCAGGGACTCCATGACGGACTCTGAGCTGGTGGAGATGGGTAAGAGTTCAATTAAAAATAGCTGGTGCAACCCAATTCTATAGAGAACTCTAAAGTTAGTCAGATGTTTATTTACCTGCATCCGAAAAGAGTAATTTCACCATAAACACATCCAACTGGAAAGATGTGGTTTCTGACATACTGTAAGCTCAGTTTAAACTAATGAATTTGACTTTCACTGTAATCACTGTATCCTCTCCCAGCTGCATGTGACGTCATCGACCAGCACATGGGCCAGAGAGTCACAACGGCTCCAACAGAGGAGCGAGAAAACGACATCCTCACTCCTAAAGCCCCCAGCATCGCCTTCCCTCTGGCCAACCCCCCGGTAGCACCGGAGCCACAGGTGAAGATTCATACTTACATTAAGAAAAGGAAGTTTTAATACAACTGTAATGCGCATTCTATAGCGTCTCTTTCAAACAAGCTACTGGTGCTAAAAGgttctttcttcctctcaggAGGAGCGTGAGGAAGAAAAGCAGCCACCCAGATTCCAGCTGTCCTCCCTCAGCCCTCAGGAACGCATTGATTACAGTCACCTCATAGAGGAGCTTGGTGTGTCTTCCACCTAATTAGGGCTCTAAACAGTATTTCATCAtgctgcagtaaaaaaaataaccacAACACATCACAGGCAGAAGTCAGAGGAGCTAATCCCTGATGACTAAACAGGAGGATCTGCCTCCAGGGTCTGGGAATATTTCCTCCTGCAGATGTTTCCTGTTGTGAGCTCAGCAGTATTCTCAAATAAACCACCACGACTACCATCAGAAGTTGAACCATTAGTGGAAATGATATGGTATATTCAAATAGGATTCAGCATTTACAAAGACAAACATTAAGTATAAAGGGACAGATTGATGCATAAAACAGTCCATGAGATGAAATTCTTTCCAGAACAATGTGTTTAATTCTGCCTCTAAAGGTGAAAGTGATGTTTCACTCACAGCAGCTCATAGTGAGTCCGCAGGTAGGGATGAATGTCTTGCTTAAGGGCACTTTGACAGCCGttcatacatttatataatgCTCTTTTATTATCAGGTCTGTATCTATAACTCCAGATTGGGTACAGAATATgttatctttatctttatctagttctttcttttctttatgtcCATTTCTGTTTCTGTATTGTAGGCGGTGTCGTCCTGGACAAGCAGTCTTTCGACCCCAGCTGCTCCCACATCATCGTAGGGACTCCTCTGCGCAACGAGAAGTACCTGGCAGCGATGGCGGCGGGCAAATGGATCCTGCACCGCTCGTACCTGGAGGCCTGTCGCTCTGTGGATCGCTTCATCCAGGTCAGGATCTGAAGGTTTCTGTTTTACAGTCTCTGAACCCCAAGCAGTTTCAGGGCGTTTTTTTGCTCACGTTTTTCACTGCAAGATATACTGTAAGTCCTGCACCTTTATGGAAACATCCCAATCATGTCGAGAAGTAGAGAGAACAGTTATAATGccataaatcattaaaaaaaaaatgcaaattgaATTTCtttgataatttattttatgaaaaaatgaATCTATGAATCTACAAGCTCTGTGTAAACAGCCCGCAGTTCAGTTAAAGTTTCACTAAATCTTTATCATGTGACTGTTGGTCTCAGCCAAGTCAGTCATGGCTTCCCAGTTGCGCTAAGGAGCacagaatttaatgttttttacagGATCTAATTAGTGctaacagtttatttttggcaaaATTGAAACATGTAGAATAAGCAACACAAGCCAACTACATTTTGAGCATATAGAAATGGACATACAGTTTTGCCATTAGCTACAAAACCATATTTTATTAGTTCACTCAGAggattttaaagatttttaaaGTTCATTCTCATATCTTTGTAACTATCACAAAATGGTCCATTGTTATTTTTCATGctgattatattttatatttcattatgTGTGTGTTCCAGGAGGATGAGTATGAGTGGGGCAGTAGCTCCATTCTGGATGCGTTGCCCTCCATCACCTCCCAGCAGAGGAGACTGGCGTTAGCAGCCATGCGCTGGAGAAAAACCCTGCAGGGACGCTCTGAGCAAGAGGTACTTAcaggcacacatacacacacagttaacAGAACAGTCCTAATTACTgtcattgtattgtattatcttCTACTTGAGTGTTAAAGTATGCTAAATATTCTTTTTGTGTTTGTCAGGGAGCCTTCAGTGGATGGACGGTGATGCTGAACATCGACCAGAACAGAGAATCAGGCTTCAGGCGGTTACTGCAGTCTGGCAGAGCCAAGGTTGCTGCTTGTTTATTAGTAGTGTTAAATCCAACTTAATTTGTCCTTTTACTCAACACTAATGCAGTGTTCAAATCAGACAAACAGCTCTTTCTGTAATGAATTATAAACATACTAATAATGCGTTACAATCTGCTTCTAGCACTGTATAACTGCTGGTCACTGGACATTTTGCTTGCGTTGTTCTTGCATAGATTTAATGGTATTTTAAAACTCATTACTAACTAAATCTAATTACACActcattacttgaagcctgacaagatgggtCTTCATGTGACATGTCATCCCGTGATTCTCGCTTGATTtcgtgagaatccagctgctgtgcGAGGTAACAGTGGCCCTGTAGAGAATCTCTGTCCAACAAATACGTTGCAAATTGGGGAGCGTCTCTCCTAGTATGCTCACAGGGTGTCCCCCAGGGACGGGTTTAGCCTCGGTGGTAAGCCACCCAGATCTTGACAGATCTTGCCTTGTGATTTGTTTAGTTGTTAATTAGGAGATGACTCCCAAACCACAAtcattaaatatgacatttgCTGACCTTTGATTCAGACGAGGTGACTCACCTCCGCTATAAAACCCTGAAACAACTACTGTAGTACTTTACCAGTTCCTCTACCTCTCAGCCATATTTTCCACAAAAGgttgacatgtttttttctgtgaacaTATTGAAGTCATTAGTTCTCACCTGtaatttctgtctctctccaggtGCTGCCGAGTCCCTCCCCGTCCTTGTACAAGGAGGCCACTCACCTGTTTGCAGACTTCAGCCGGCTGAAGCCCGGAGACTTCAGAGTCGACGTGTCGGCGGCTTCCTCCCAAGGAGTCACATGCTTGAAGCCAGAGTACATCGCAGACTACCTCATGCAGGTTAGTGGAGCTTTTGATATCACTGGACAAACCTCATATTATCATGAATAACAAAATCTTAGATAATTTTGTGgtaatgtttatgtaaatgtatcgTTTCCACAAAGTGAAGCCGTGTAATGGCTTTGTAAAAATGGACCCCAACAAATGTTATAGTCATATATGCCAACAGAATTACACAATCTCAATTTGTAGACCGTTTAACACGTCTCAGgatttttaaatgacattatCTTACAAGGatcataattttgcaagtcatgAAAGtctagacagagagagacttcgcctctctattaaGTTAAACTCAGTATATTCAGTGTTaaaggtgtgtttttttctcactgACACAGGAGCCGACCCCGCCTATCGAGCTGTACTACCTGGCTGAAGCTCCCTCTGAAGAAGCTTCAGGCACTCCGTCACGTAAGCGCAAAGCAGCAGCCGAGACCTCCAGGCTGAAGAAAACACGTCTCAACTGAAATGTCACCCCCTACCTAAATATTATCACTAAAACATTCCCATATCTGTGAAAATGATTGTAAATAAGATTTGTTTTGTATCTctgatattaaaaaataaagtgtagCATTTGTTTTGGTCACTCTTGCATCTTAAATCAAGTGCATTGCAGTCTGTGCAGTGCACCGGGGGACTGTAGCTGTGATGGATGACTCAATGAAGGGCTGGAGAAAGTGTCGAGTCACGTTTTGTAATTGGGTGCAATGATGTGCTCTGGCCTGTGGAGGGCAGTAGATCTACACTGTATGACTCAGGTCTGCGTTACAAGTGACTTCTCAGAAATAGAATGAGAAAAGGAGTTTCTAATGTGCCACTTTATTTCTTGAAAAACTATTATTACATGGTATATTTAATAACTTTATCAATGTTTTTAGTTAGCTCATAGTCACATTGCATCCAAAGCAAAAGTACTCATACTGTGCATCTCGTTccttgttaaaagtgaatacaGCTAATCACTTTTTgattgtcttttcaaaataaaatccaccTCTGCGTCTATATATACAATGTTAAACTGTCAGACAGCATCCTTTGTGTGTCTGCTCTTGTTCACTTGGTAACAAGACGTCAAAGAGACTGATAAAAGCAATTGAAACACTCTAAATCAACCGGGCGTACTCTTCCCCACCCATGTGATTATAGGCCCACTTGTATCTGCAGTTGATCTCCCCGTGCAGTAAACACCAGATTTTGTTTACCCGCTGTCGATTTAGGCTTTTTGGTAGAGCGATGTGCTGTTTTCATACCAGGGTGCCAGCTGAGGTTAGATGCCCCTGTTCCCTCCCATATGGACGGATAAGTGGTTTAACCTCATAATAGATGGACCAGCTGACGGCCTCACGACCGATTCAGCGTTGAGCTGCTGTTTGAGAGGTGTGGGAttagaggagagagagctgaaCATGACTCAGGCTGCTGGGTCCAAGAAGAGCCTCTAAGGGCCTCCAACAAAGGACGGTACAGCCAGTAGAGGTTTGCACCAAAATAGCAGgcaaaatttcactttttaccaCCAACTGTACTATCAGTTATTCCGTTATAGCAGTGCTTCCCAAGCTTTTTCACTTATGTTCCGTGTTGCCAGATTGGGATGAATTTGGGCTGCTTTTGTCAACAGATTTGCAAATATTGTGAAAGCAATATTACCAAACAAGGTGTTATATTATGGTAAAAAACACTTCAATTCAGTAAACTTTGTTGTGCCCACTCACTCATATTATTGactcatttaatttgagaaatatttgtgTTGTATTCAATCGTTGTTAGGGATAACAGTGGAGCTTCTTACCTTGACGCCATCATCATTGACATGGGAAGTTGTGTATTTGGTTGTCTGACTGCACTCTGAGTGGGTTATCCAACATTTTATCTTTGGTGATTTGATGCAGAGATGAAGCTTTGTATGCTCATGATATGTTTTCTATTGCGCATGTAATGATTACAcagtttttagttttagtttcatttgTCATATGTAGGTTAACGCAGGGTCAATGAAATGTATAGGATGATAGAATGGGTCAGCTCAGCAATAAAAGACaagataaaatgacaataagaatatataataacaacattaATAAGATAGATAGACAAAGGTAAGATAACGTGACAATAacttgtaagaaaaaaaagtgacgatataaatagaataaaaatatagtaatatataCATGTGAAAATGAGGATTGTATGTAAAGGTTTCTGGCAAGGTTATGATTTGGGCTGTTTATTGAATTGGGCAGGTTTTAACTTATGAGTGGGCTGGAAACTCAATCTGATCTGGCAACGCTGCTTATGGTCCATTGGAATGAAGCAATTGCTGTTCCACCAGTGCTTTTCGGATTGAAGAGGTAAAACTATCCAtcatttcacaagaaaaaaacaacaaagaaagaaGTCTTGTCACCTTCCCTGCCCTGATAATCTTCTTTCAACCCCTTTGATACATCATGTGACCCCTTCAATGGGTCCCCTcccccaggttgagaaccactgagcTCTAGCACTCTACACTATACTGATCAGAAGTCTTATGAAATGGTCTAATGTGAGTCTATTTTAGTATAACTCGAGTTAAAAGGGTTAGAAAACcccagattaaaaaaagattaaaccTATTTGGGTAAAGAAGAAGCCCACTGTCGCCTGC from Sebastes fasciatus isolate fSebFas1 chromosome 21, fSebFas1.pri, whole genome shotgun sequence encodes:
- the topbp1 gene encoding DNA topoisomerase 2-binding protein 1 isoform X2 → MSKGDREGFIVKFVESNGLKTEYAVKAYEAILELQSDKYLKTIDEDAVLQMDQKDKSLFVFSSFTTPAFLHCKKLGCRVVSPLVVLYCLQQQHCVPKAEMPVYNMAMADITISCTSLDKATRTEVMDLVQLMGGRVYLDLNVSVTHLIAGEVGSKKYLVASSLGKPILLPTWVNTCWEKSQDSLFRYTDLPIEDYVCPVLRGCTVCVTGLSSTERKEVQRLCDQHGANYTGQLKMNECTHLIVSEPTGQKYECARKWNVYCVSLHWLFDSIEKGFCQDESRYTVERNSKTSRPHTSTPTGTNKKEEGPSLLGLSHISVNASMTINDTALTNGTISRLEAPDTIDTLDLTVCPADDILDGCKLYLCGLPGKKLEKLRRLVNAAGGLRFNQPSEELTHVVMGELDQDLKNFLFKATHRPHVVTVQWLLDSFNKGSLLPEASYLHPDCLPPAPAAVSVAARHTPASRHSAGPPVASPSTPRHTRAEEDLLSQYMDDDPTVVDMPPPAEVSSRKSISTFAEPWAPNHTRGPEPDSTLQEASEAGLFSGKCFLLVGFGAESEAQLSLLVTENGGRILMGRTRVVADYAVVPLLGCSVEATVDEVVTDTWLAMCVEKECVLQLSSNPLFTPVPVMDERFPLKDCVLSVSQFTGAERESLVELAKHLGANVQDYFVRLANQKKGMLASSHLVLQSPDGTKYQAAKKWGLPAVTMRWILESARTGQRAEEGRFLVDLPPSPERDESFVGGSQKPAMPPPARSSPEIPLLGLQSGKAVTPLDLGRFRSKVFRSVLDEKKPKEGFSTPKQNQEGGRRNPLQKEASLQLDTPSRFLNRDQLFRPSFNVKDALGALETPGGRSKPGERPETPLTEVINRNLKVALANSASDMQAMSASPQFTKTTEKEVPEKEASPLTGVVVCVGKKLSKMQSELNAIAASLGADFRWACDDTVTHYIYQGRVGDNTREYRGVKERGLHVVSQYWLQACAEEQKHVSESLYPFTYNPKMSLTLSQVPNSTQRSPPFTRTQLKDITECEHTEEATTLRRVSDGSVDQEEMNDRSGISETLEMRENLQRQLQEIMSATKLTTGRRTSVRLSRMGSGGADSSPHTPDGNRVGRCGSRRTLEALRVPREAALDINTEPSQSEQIVWDDPTAREERAKLADNLQWPGSPSQYSEPLAPPPPPTAENGAQFRDSMTDSELVEMAACDVIDQHMGQRVTTAPTEERENDILTPKAPSIAFPLANPPVAPEPQEEREEEKQPPRFQLSSLSPQERIDYSHLIEELGGVVLDKQSFDPSCSHIIVGTPLRNEKYLAAMAAGKWILHRSYLEACRSVDRFIQEDEYEWGSSSILDALPSITSQQRRLALAAMRWRKTLQGRSEQEGAFSGWTVMLNIDQNRESGFRRLLQSGRAKVLPSPSPSLYKEATHLFADFSRLKPGDFRVDVSAASSQGVTCLKPEYIADYLMQEPTPPIELYYLAEAPSEEASGTPSRKRKAAAETSRLKKTRLN
- the topbp1 gene encoding DNA topoisomerase 2-binding protein 1 isoform X1, with the translated sequence MSKGDREGFIVKFVESNGLKTEYAVKAYEAILELQSDKYLKTIDEDAVLQMDQKDKSLFVFSSFTTPAFLHCKKLGCRVVSPLVVLYCLQQQHCVPKAEMPVYNMAMADITISCTSLDKATRTEVMDLVQLMGGRVYLDLNVSVTHLIAGEVGSKKYLVASSLGKPILLPTWVNTCWEKSQDSLFRYTDLPIEDYVCPVLRGCTVCVTGLSSTERKEVQRLCDQHGANYTGQLKMNECTHLIVSEPTGQKYECARKWNVYCVSLHWLFDSIEKGFCQDESRYTVERNSKTSRPHTSTPTGTNKKEEGPSLLGLSHISVNASMTINDTALTNGTISRLEAPDTIDTLDLTVCPADDILDGCKLYLCGLPGKKLEKLRRLVNAAGGLRFNQPSEELTHVVMGELDQDLKNFLFKATHRPHVVTVQWLLDSFNKGSLLPEASYLHPDCLPPAPAAVSVAARHTPASRHSAGPPVASPSTPRHTRAEEDLLSQYMDDDPTVVDMPPPAEVSSRKSISTFAEPWAPNHTRGPEPDSTLQEASEAGLFSGKCFLLVGFGAESEAQLSLLVTENGGRILMGRTRVVADYAVVPLLGCSVEATVDEVVTDTWLAMCVEKECVLQLSSNPLFTPVPVMDERFPLKDCVLSVSQFTGAERESLVELAKHLGANVQDYFVRLANQKKGMLASSHLVLQSPDGTKYQAAKKWGLPAVTMRWILESARTGQRAEEGRFLVDLPPSPERDESFVGGSQKPAMPPPARSSPEIPLLGLQSGKAVTPLDLGRFRSKVFRSVLDEKKPKEGFSTPKQNQEGGRRNPLQKEASLQLDTPSRFLNRDQLFRPSFNVKDALGALETPGGRSKPGERPETPLTEVINRNLKVALANSASDMQAMSASPQFTKTTEKEVPEKEASPLTGVVVCVGKKLSKMQSELNAIAASLGADFRWACDDTVTHYIYQGRVGDNTREYRGVKERGLHVVSQYWLQACAEEQKHVSESLYPFTYNPKMSLTLSQVPNSTQRSPPFTRTQLKDITEVKDDKCEHTEEATTLRRVSDGSVDQEEMNDRSGISETLEMRENLQRQLQEIMSATKLTTGRRTSVRLSRMGSGGADSSPHTPDGNRVGRCGSRRTLEALRVPREAALDINTEPSQSEQIVWDDPTAREERAKLADNLQWPGSPSQYSEPLAPPPPPTAENGAQFRDSMTDSELVEMAACDVIDQHMGQRVTTAPTEERENDILTPKAPSIAFPLANPPVAPEPQEEREEEKQPPRFQLSSLSPQERIDYSHLIEELGGVVLDKQSFDPSCSHIIVGTPLRNEKYLAAMAAGKWILHRSYLEACRSVDRFIQEDEYEWGSSSILDALPSITSQQRRLALAAMRWRKTLQGRSEQEGAFSGWTVMLNIDQNRESGFRRLLQSGRAKVLPSPSPSLYKEATHLFADFSRLKPGDFRVDVSAASSQGVTCLKPEYIADYLMQEPTPPIELYYLAEAPSEEASGTPSRKRKAAAETSRLKKTRLN